One Molothrus aeneus isolate 106 chromosome 29, BPBGC_Maene_1.0, whole genome shotgun sequence genomic region harbors:
- the VDAC3 gene encoding voltage-dependent anion-selective channel protein 3 isoform X1 has protein sequence MACPPAYCDLGKSARDVFNKGYGFGMVKLELKTKSSSGVEFNAVGSSNTDTGKASGSLETKYKDKCHGLTFTQKWNTDNTLGTEICVENKMVDGLKVALDTTFVPNTGKKSGKLKTTYKRDYVHVGCSVDIDLSGPTVYGWAVVGYEGWLAGYQTAFDTAKYKITQRNFALGYKAEDFQLHTNVNDGTEFGGSIYQKVTNKVETSVNLAWTAGSNNTRFGIAGRYQLDEKSSVAAKVNNASLIGIGYTHTLRPGVKLTLSGLIDGKNFAAGGHKLGLAFELEA, from the exons ATGGCTTGCCCACCGGCATACTGTGACTTGGGAAAGTCTGCCAGGGATGTGTTCAACAAGGGGTATG gattTGGAATGGTCAAGTTGGAGTTGAAGACCAAGTCTTCCAGTGGGGTG GAATTCAATGCAGTCGGTTCCTCCAACACGGACACGGGCAAGGCTTCGGGCAGTCTGGAGACCAAATACAAGGACAAATGCCACGGACTTACATTCACTCAGAAGTGGAACACAGATAACACATTGGGAACAGAAATCTGTGTCGAGAATAAA atgGTTGACGGGTTGAAGGTGGCTCTTGACACTACATTTGTACCAAACACAGG GAAGAAGAGTGGGAAGTTGAAGACCACCTACAAAAGAGATTATGTCCATGTAGGCTGCAGCGTAGACATTGATCTCTCTGGGCCAACTGTTTATGGCTGGGCAGTGGTGGGCTATGAAGGGTGGCTTGCTGGCTACCAGACAGCTTTTGATACAGCCAAGTACAAGATCACACAAAGGAACTTTGCCTTGGGATACAAGGCCGAGGACTTTCAGCTGCACACTAATGT GAACGATGGCACTGAGTTTGGTGGGTCAATTTATCAGAAGGTCACTAACAAGGTTGAGACCTCAGTCAATCTCGCATGGACTGCTGGCAGTAACAACACACGTTTTGGTATTGCTGGAAGGTACCAGCTGGATGAGAAGTCTTCTGTTGCG gcTAAAGTGAACAATGCCAGCCTCATTGGAATTGGTTACACTCACACCCTCCGACCTG GTGTAAAGCTGACGCTCTCAGGCTTGATTGATGGCAAGAATTTCGCTGCTGGAGGTCACAAACTCGGGCTGGCATTTGAGCTGGAAGCTTAA
- the VDAC3 gene encoding voltage-dependent anion-selective channel protein 3 isoform X2, whose product MFVQLEFNAVGSSNTDTGKASGSLETKYKDKCHGLTFTQKWNTDNTLGTEICVENKMVDGLKVALDTTFVPNTGKKSGKLKTTYKRDYVHVGCSVDIDLSGPTVYGWAVVGYEGWLAGYQTAFDTAKYKITQRNFALGYKAEDFQLHTNVNDGTEFGGSIYQKVTNKVETSVNLAWTAGSNNTRFGIAGRYQLDEKSSVAAKVNNASLIGIGYTHTLRPGVKLTLSGLIDGKNFAAGGHKLGLAFELEA is encoded by the exons ATGTTTGTCCAGTTG GAATTCAATGCAGTCGGTTCCTCCAACACGGACACGGGCAAGGCTTCGGGCAGTCTGGAGACCAAATACAAGGACAAATGCCACGGACTTACATTCACTCAGAAGTGGAACACAGATAACACATTGGGAACAGAAATCTGTGTCGAGAATAAA atgGTTGACGGGTTGAAGGTGGCTCTTGACACTACATTTGTACCAAACACAGG GAAGAAGAGTGGGAAGTTGAAGACCACCTACAAAAGAGATTATGTCCATGTAGGCTGCAGCGTAGACATTGATCTCTCTGGGCCAACTGTTTATGGCTGGGCAGTGGTGGGCTATGAAGGGTGGCTTGCTGGCTACCAGACAGCTTTTGATACAGCCAAGTACAAGATCACACAAAGGAACTTTGCCTTGGGATACAAGGCCGAGGACTTTCAGCTGCACACTAATGT GAACGATGGCACTGAGTTTGGTGGGTCAATTTATCAGAAGGTCACTAACAAGGTTGAGACCTCAGTCAATCTCGCATGGACTGCTGGCAGTAACAACACACGTTTTGGTATTGCTGGAAGGTACCAGCTGGATGAGAAGTCTTCTGTTGCG gcTAAAGTGAACAATGCCAGCCTCATTGGAATTGGTTACACTCACACCCTCCGACCTG GTGTAAAGCTGACGCTCTCAGGCTTGATTGATGGCAAGAATTTCGCTGCTGGAGGTCACAAACTCGGGCTGGCATTTGAGCTGGAAGCTTAA